The sequence TTGTTTGTCGAAGGCGAGCCGGGTGTCGGCAAGACCGAGCTCGCCAAAGCCGCGGCGGGGATGCTCGGCACCTCGATGCTGCGGCTGCAATGCTACGAAGGACTCGACACGGCCAGCGCGCTTTACGAATGGGACTACCCGCGCCAGATCATGGCGCTGCGTCTGGCTGAAGCCGCCGGCGAGCGGCCCGGCAACGACACGCTCTATCGCAGCGAATTCCTGCTGAAGCGTCCGCTACTGCAAGCGCTGATGCCCGACGAAAATCATCCGGGTGCACAGCGCGTGCTGCTGATCGACGAGATCGACCGCGCCGACGAACCGTTCGAAGCCTTCCTGCTCGAGCTGCTTTCAGACTTCCAGGTATCGATTCCCGAGTACGGCACGGTTCGCGCGGCGCAGCCGCCGCTGGTTGTAATGACGTCGAACCGGACGCGCGAAGTCCACGACGCGTTGAA comes from Burkholderia sp. GAS332 and encodes:
- a CDS encoding MoxR-like ATPase, which encodes MQPASIDDTLTQLAAQKYFASRELATALYLALRMERPLFVEGEPGVGKTELAKAAAGMLGTSMLRLQCYEGLDTASALYEWDYPRQIMALRLAEAAGERPGNDTLYRSEFLLKRPLLQALMPDENHPGAQRVLLIDEIDRADEPFEAFLLELLSDFQVSIPEYGTVRAAQPPLVVMTSNRTREVHDALKRRCLYQWIGYPERDRELEIVAARAPQTSAELQRRAVDFVHRLRGMDLFKAPGIAETIDWCRALEALSVTELDPQSVQNTLGVLLKYQDDLARVDAAQIAQCLAVRE